In the genome of Arachis stenosperma cultivar V10309 chromosome 2, arast.V10309.gnm1.PFL2, whole genome shotgun sequence, the window tattattagtatACAGAATCAACAATACCTAAATAATATTGGTTTAAGACATTTGTAGAAATTATATTGTTGACACTTGACACTTATTTGCTTGTTTCTCCTACTACTTTATGCTACTTGCTTCTAATAGTTCCGCAATTTTGGGTTCAGGGCTTAGGAGTCCAGAGGAAGCTGACATTGTAATTTTGCCTGACATTGAGGAGAGCAATTGAGAACTGGATTCGATTCAAGATATTTGTATATCATTGCTGAAGTGGACACCGCTGAAATGGTAAGGCAGCAGAAGTGTTTTATTGCGACTACTTCCCGACATCTCCCTTAACCTTTGAATTACATTGAACCATTGATCTTTACACTAACAACAATTTTCTGCTATAAATAGGCTTCATACAAGGAGAATAGAACTGCCCAAATTCGGCTTGTGAGTTCACATAATGAGGTTTATGAACCATGtgatgattcttttgcgctggTTGACGCTCTGCTTGCCGATCGCACTAACTTGTTGGAACATTGTCCTACAATGTGTATGGAGATTGGCTGTGGCAGTGGATATGTCATTACTTCCCTTGCTCTTATTCTTGGGTGCGAAAGAGGTGGCGTCAACTATATCGCAACTGACATAAACCCAAATGCAGTTAAGGTGACCCGTGAGACATTGGATGCACACGGGGTTGATGCAGAGTTGATATTAACAGATATCGCATCTGGGCTAGAGAACCGTCTAGCTGGTTTGGTTGATGTCATGGTTGTGAACCCTCCTTACGTACCTACTCCCGAAGATGAAGTCGGCGCTGAAGGTATTATCTCTTCTTGGGCTGGAGGGGAAAATGGAAGGAGAGTAATTGATCGGATTCTGCCTGTTGCAGACCATCTTTTGTCTGAAAAGGGATGGTTGTACATGGTCACCTTGACGGCAAACAATCCCTCAGAGATATGCCTGCAAATGAGGAAAA includes:
- the LOC130958557 gene encoding uncharacterized protein LOC130958557; this translates as MASYKENRTAQIRLVSSHNEVYEPCDDSFALVDALLADRTNLLEHCPTMCMEIGCGSGYVITSLALILGCERGGVNYIATDINPNAVKVTRETLDAHGVDAELILTDIASGLENRLAGLVDVMVVNPPYVPTPEDEVGAEGIISSWAGGENGRRVIDRILPVADHLLSEKGWLYMVTLTANNPSEICLQMRKKGYASKIIIQRSTEEESLHIIKFWRDFDTTVDEVTDQSLIGFLGSLLAQIPLFSLWRGSNSNDNC